The proteins below are encoded in one region of Juglans microcarpa x Juglans regia isolate MS1-56 unplaced genomic scaffold, Jm3101_v1.0 JmScfU0016, whole genome shotgun sequence:
- the LOC121245267 gene encoding (S)-scoulerine 9-O-methyltransferase-like isoform X2 yields the protein MTKQSRCLGSSSSTTDELASFTTSFILFTTEREMLESQYMIKDAVLDSGSSPFYKAYGVNFFDYMGEKPRLRQLFDEFMEVSGKLQFEDVFKLYGGFKDLKELMHVGGGIGTTHPKITSTYPHVRGLNFDLPHVIDAAPRCKACGWRYVQIDPKCPNNFIAAVYTP from the exons ATGACCAAGCAAAGCCGATGCTTAGGGAGTAGCAGTAGTACCACCGACGAGCTGGCAAGTTTCACAACTTCCTTTATCTTATTTACTACTGAAAGGGAGATGCTGGAAAGCCAATATATGATCAAGGATGCGGTGCTTGATTCTGGAAGCTCGCCATTCTACAAGGCCTATGGAGTGAACTTTTTTGACTACATGGGAGAGAAGCCAAGATTGAGACAACTGTTCGATGAGTTTATGGAAGTTAGCGGTAAATTACAGTTTGAGGATGTGTTTAAGTTGTACGGTGGCTTCAAAGATTTGAAGGAGTTGATGCATGTGGGGGGCGGCATTGGAACCACTCATCCAAAGATAACCTCTACGTATCCACACGTTCGTGGATTGAACTTTGATCTGCCCCATGTAATTGATGCTGCTCCCAG GTGTAAAGCATGTGGCTGGAGATATGTTCAAATCGAtcccaaatgcccaaacaatTTTATTGCAG CAGTGTATACTCCATAA
- the LOC121245267 gene encoding (S)-scoulerine 9-O-methyltransferase-like isoform X3 has protein sequence MTKQSRCLGSSSSTTDELASFTTSFILFTTEREMLESQYMIKDAVLDSGSSPFYKAYGVNFFDYMGEKPRLRQLFDEFMEVSGKLQFEDVFKLYGGFKDLKELMHVGGGIGTTHPKITSTYPHVRGLNFDLPHVIDAAPRCKACGWRYVQIDPKCPNNFIAVYTP, from the exons ATGACCAAGCAAAGCCGATGCTTAGGGAGTAGCAGTAGTACCACCGACGAGCTGGCAAGTTTCACAACTTCCTTTATCTTATTTACTACTGAAAGGGAGATGCTGGAAAGCCAATATATGATCAAGGATGCGGTGCTTGATTCTGGAAGCTCGCCATTCTACAAGGCCTATGGAGTGAACTTTTTTGACTACATGGGAGAGAAGCCAAGATTGAGACAACTGTTCGATGAGTTTATGGAAGTTAGCGGTAAATTACAGTTTGAGGATGTGTTTAAGTTGTACGGTGGCTTCAAAGATTTGAAGGAGTTGATGCATGTGGGGGGCGGCATTGGAACCACTCATCCAAAGATAACCTCTACGTATCCACACGTTCGTGGATTGAACTTTGATCTGCCCCATGTAATTGATGCTGCTCCCAG GTGTAAAGCATGTGGCTGGAGATATGTTCAAATCGAtcccaaatgcccaaacaatTTTATTGCAG TGTATACTCCATAA
- the LOC121245267 gene encoding (S)-scoulerine 9-O-methyltransferase-like isoform X1 — protein sequence MTKQSRCLGSSSSTTDELASFTTSFILFTTEREMLESQYMIKDAVLDSGSSPFYKAYGVNFFDYMGEKPRLRQLFDEFMEVSGKLQFEDVFKLYGGFKDLKELMHVGGGIGTTHPKITSTYPHVRGLNFDLPHVIDAAPRCKACGWRYVQIDPKCPNNFIAGFLLEKRHKEALNHTLSPNQYVICHFYPSI from the exons ATGACCAAGCAAAGCCGATGCTTAGGGAGTAGCAGTAGTACCACCGACGAGCTGGCAAGTTTCACAACTTCCTTTATCTTATTTACTACTGAAAGGGAGATGCTGGAAAGCCAATATATGATCAAGGATGCGGTGCTTGATTCTGGAAGCTCGCCATTCTACAAGGCCTATGGAGTGAACTTTTTTGACTACATGGGAGAGAAGCCAAGATTGAGACAACTGTTCGATGAGTTTATGGAAGTTAGCGGTAAATTACAGTTTGAGGATGTGTTTAAGTTGTACGGTGGCTTCAAAGATTTGAAGGAGTTGATGCATGTGGGGGGCGGCATTGGAACCACTCATCCAAAGATAACCTCTACGTATCCACACGTTCGTGGATTGAACTTTGATCTGCCCCATGTAATTGATGCTGCTCCCAG GTGTAAAGCATGTGGCTGGAGATATGTTCAAATCGAtcccaaatgcccaaacaatTTTATTGCAGGTTTTCTTCTTGAGAAACGCCACAAAGAAGCCTTAAACCATACGCTCTCAcctaatcaatatgtgatttgtcatttttacccttctatttaa
- the LOC121245266 gene encoding (S)-scoulerine 9-O-methyltransferase-like isoform X1, with translation MHIAYANIDKGRYQNIEQVQNMEVQEDGDHFISSQLGGLAGTQMALRAAIELKVFSIIADAGPDAHLSAAEIISKIPTKDPSSAAWTLERVLRVLGGNSILSIISRKPSGNNGEHGLHEWTYGLTKKSRRLASSSSTTDELASFTTSFILFTTEREMLESQYMIKDAVLDPGSSPFYKAYGVNFFDYMGEKPRLRQLFDDFMEVSGKLQFEDVFKLYGGFKDLKELMDVGGGIGTTLAKITSTYPHVRGLNFDLPHVIDAAPKLPSVKHVAGDMFKSIPNAQTILLQCILHNWDDEHCKKLLRNCWEALPQEGKVIIVEMAISEELENNVEANDVLREDFFMMLLTNGGKKQTLAEFKDLGKAVGFTKVDIFPMPHWSVHVIEFHK, from the exons ATGCATATTGCATATGCTAATATTGATAAGGGAAGATATCAAAATATAGAACAAGTCCAAAACATGGAAGTCCAAGAAGATGGAGACCATTTCATAAGCTCGCAGTTGGGAGGCTTGGCAGGCACCCAAATGGCTCTAAGAGCTGCAATTGAGCTGAAAGTGTTCAGTATAATCGCAGATGCAGGGCCTGATGCTCATCTTTCTGCAGCAGAGATAATTTCAAAGATCCCAACAAAAGATCCAAGTTCTGCAGCATGGACTTTGGAGAGGGTGCTAAGAGTTCTTGGTGGAAACTCCATCTTATCAATAATATCTCGGAAGCCGTCAGGAAATAATGGAGAACATGGACTCCATGAATGGACCTATGGCCTGACAAAGAAAAGCCGACGCTTAGCGAGTAGCAGTAGTACCACCGACGAGCTGGCAAGTTTCACAACTTCCTTTATCTTATTTACTACTGAAAGGGAGATGCTGGAAAGCCAATATATGATCAAGGATGCGGTGCTTGATCCTGGAAGCTCGCCATTCTACAAGGCCTATGGAGTGAACTTCTTTGACTACATGGGAGAGAAGCCAAGATTGAGACAACTGTTCGATGACTTTATGGAAGTTAGCGGTAAATTACAGTTTGAGGATGTGTTCAAGTTGTACGGTGGCTTCAAAGATTTGAAGGAGTTGATGGATGTGGGGGGCGGCATTGGAACCACTCTTGCAAAGATAACCTCTACGTATCCACACGTTCGGGGATTGAACTTTGATCTGCCCCATGTAATTGATGCTGCTCCCAAGCTCCCAA GTGTAAAGCATGTGGCTGGAGATATGTTCAAATCGAtcccaaatgcccaaacaatTTTATTGCAG TGTATACTCCATAACTGGGATGATGAGCATTGCAAGAAGTTGTTGAGAAATTGTTGGGAAGCATTACCACAAGAGGGAAAGGTGATAATCGTGGAAATGGCAATCTCTGAAGAATTGGAAAACAATGTCGAGGCAAACGACGTTCTAAGGGAAGACTTCTTTATGATGCTCCTAACAAATGGAGGTAAAAAGCAAACACTAGCAGAATTCAAGGATCTGGGAAAAGCTGTAGGGTTTACTAAAGTGGACATCTTCCCAATGCCTCATTGGTCAGTTCATGTTATAGAGTTTCATAAGTAA
- the LOC121245266 gene encoding (S)-scoulerine 9-O-methyltransferase-like isoform X2, which produces MHIAYANIDKGRYQNIEQVQNMEVQEDGDHFISSQLGGLAGTQMALRAAIELKVFSIIADAGPDAHLSAAEIISKIPTKDPSSAAWTLERVLRVLGGNSILSIISRKPSGNNGEHGLHEWTYGLTKKSRRLASSSSTTDELASFTTSFILFTTEREMLESQYMIKDAVLDPGSSPFYKAYGVNFFDYMGEKPRLRQLFDDFMEVSGKLQFEDVFKLYGGFKDLKELMDVGGGIGTTLAKITSTYPHVRGLNFDLPHVIDAAPKLPSVKHVAGDMFKSIPNAQTILLQVSFYSCILGVIW; this is translated from the exons ATGCATATTGCATATGCTAATATTGATAAGGGAAGATATCAAAATATAGAACAAGTCCAAAACATGGAAGTCCAAGAAGATGGAGACCATTTCATAAGCTCGCAGTTGGGAGGCTTGGCAGGCACCCAAATGGCTCTAAGAGCTGCAATTGAGCTGAAAGTGTTCAGTATAATCGCAGATGCAGGGCCTGATGCTCATCTTTCTGCAGCAGAGATAATTTCAAAGATCCCAACAAAAGATCCAAGTTCTGCAGCATGGACTTTGGAGAGGGTGCTAAGAGTTCTTGGTGGAAACTCCATCTTATCAATAATATCTCGGAAGCCGTCAGGAAATAATGGAGAACATGGACTCCATGAATGGACCTATGGCCTGACAAAGAAAAGCCGACGCTTAGCGAGTAGCAGTAGTACCACCGACGAGCTGGCAAGTTTCACAACTTCCTTTATCTTATTTACTACTGAAAGGGAGATGCTGGAAAGCCAATATATGATCAAGGATGCGGTGCTTGATCCTGGAAGCTCGCCATTCTACAAGGCCTATGGAGTGAACTTCTTTGACTACATGGGAGAGAAGCCAAGATTGAGACAACTGTTCGATGACTTTATGGAAGTTAGCGGTAAATTACAGTTTGAGGATGTGTTCAAGTTGTACGGTGGCTTCAAAGATTTGAAGGAGTTGATGGATGTGGGGGGCGGCATTGGAACCACTCTTGCAAAGATAACCTCTACGTATCCACACGTTCGGGGATTGAACTTTGATCTGCCCCATGTAATTGATGCTGCTCCCAAGCTCCCAA GTGTAAAGCATGTGGCTGGAGATATGTTCAAATCGAtcccaaatgcccaaacaatTTTATTGCAG gtatccTTTTATTCATGCATTCTTGGGGTTATATGGTAA